In a genomic window of Verrucomicrobiota bacterium:
- a CDS encoding glycoside hydrolase family 97 catalytic domain-containing protein encodes MSRAEEVLTRSPDKTITFHLAHSEKSLVGRLAKERREIITGIPISITIDGVEYPGTFKVKSSEQKHIRNSVTPIVPTIKDLIEEACTETLVQFDCPVALRIRVYDDGVAFRWESQFEKDEVTVNSERLSFTFAEDYPVYYPIHKGEGFFSHQENYFKHSVLSQTKDLITACVPLLVELGRKQNLLLTDVNVEEYPGLWIKGGEKTELTASFPHHPAKLDLKDDRNLTVLEYNSFLAKTAGTRSYPWRALLITDDAGLLTSTMLYTLADPCRLNDTSWIKPGKAAWDWWNAWNITDVPFEAGINQATYKNYIDFASANKLPYVILDEGWSVVGPAKLLDVIPALNIRKLVEYGKAKNVGIILWMTSTALERNFDAAFKQFSKWGIKGIKVDFMQRDDQVMMDFCARIAERAAQHKLIVNFHGGSKPTGLQRTYPNVLTHESVLGLEQSKWSKSANPDMAVLVPFIRMAVGPMDYTPGAMDNYSEAEFLAKHEDPGSLGTRCHQLAMYVAYLSPLQMLADTPTKYRKNPECMPFLQEVPTTWNETVVLKAEIGNVLALARRNGNRWFICAMTDWIPRELSCKLDFLPKGKYRLRFWSDGPNAAKKATDTSIGESTATNESELKLRLAPGGGYVAIVEPYSTDSVKE; translated from the coding sequence ATGAGTCGAGCAGAAGAGGTCTTGACCCGCTCGCCAGACAAAACGATAACCTTTCATCTTGCTCATAGCGAAAAATCTCTTGTCGGCCGACTGGCCAAAGAGAGAAGAGAGATCATTACTGGTATTCCGATTTCCATTACCATTGACGGAGTGGAATATCCGGGGACCTTCAAGGTCAAGAGTTCTGAGCAGAAGCATATTCGGAATTCTGTTACTCCAATAGTCCCGACAATCAAGGATCTTATAGAGGAGGCTTGTACGGAAACCCTGGTTCAGTTTGACTGTCCCGTAGCACTACGCATCCGCGTTTATGACGATGGTGTTGCTTTTCGATGGGAAAGCCAGTTTGAAAAGGATGAAGTCACCGTTAACAGTGAAAGGCTCTCCTTCACTTTTGCTGAAGACTATCCTGTATACTATCCAATCCATAAGGGAGAAGGCTTCTTCTCTCATCAGGAAAATTATTTCAAACATAGCGTTTTGTCTCAAACGAAAGACCTCATAACCGCCTGTGTTCCATTGCTGGTAGAACTAGGCCGCAAACAAAACCTTCTACTGACTGATGTCAATGTTGAGGAGTATCCCGGACTCTGGATCAAAGGCGGTGAGAAGACAGAGCTTACAGCATCATTTCCTCACCATCCTGCCAAGCTAGATCTCAAAGACGACCGCAACCTGACCGTCTTGGAATACAACAGTTTCCTGGCCAAGACAGCGGGCACCCGCAGCTATCCATGGCGAGCCCTATTGATAACAGATGATGCCGGTCTCTTGACCTCAACCATGCTTTATACTCTAGCCGATCCATGCCGGTTGAATGATACCTCCTGGATCAAACCTGGAAAGGCCGCGTGGGATTGGTGGAATGCCTGGAATATTACCGATGTCCCGTTCGAAGCCGGAATCAACCAAGCGACCTATAAGAACTACATTGATTTCGCCTCTGCAAACAAACTACCGTACGTTATACTTGACGAGGGATGGAGTGTTGTGGGTCCTGCCAAGCTGCTAGATGTTATTCCTGCCCTCAACATTCGAAAGCTTGTTGAGTATGGCAAGGCAAAGAATGTGGGCATTATCCTCTGGATGACCTCCACAGCGCTGGAGCGCAACTTTGATGCGGCATTCAAGCAGTTCTCCAAGTGGGGAATAAAGGGGATCAAAGTCGATTTCATGCAGCGTGACGATCAAGTGATGATGGATTTCTGCGCAAGAATCGCGGAGAGAGCCGCCCAGCACAAGCTGATCGTGAATTTCCATGGCGGATCCAAACCTACCGGCCTTCAGCGCACGTACCCGAACGTATTGACCCACGAGTCTGTCCTGGGTCTCGAGCAAAGCAAGTGGAGTAAGAGTGCCAATCCCGACATGGCTGTTCTGGTGCCATTCATCCGTATGGCAGTTGGTCCAATGGACTACACTCCAGGTGCAATGGACAACTATAGTGAAGCCGAATTCCTTGCGAAACACGAGGATCCCGGTAGCCTGGGTACTCGCTGTCATCAATTAGCCATGTATGTGGCCTATTTAAGCCCGTTGCAGATGCTGGCCGATACACCGACCAAATACCGAAAGAACCCTGAATGCATGCCATTTCTTCAGGAAGTTCCTACCACCTGGAACGAGACCGTTGTACTCAAGGCTGAGATAGGCAACGTTCTGGCCCTGGCCCGTCGCAATGGCAACAGATGGTTCATCTGCGCTATGACAGACTGGATACCACGTGAGCTGTCGTGCAAATTGGATTTCCTGCCCAAGGGCAAATATCGGCTTAGATTCTGGTCAGACGGGCCAAATGCAGCAAAGAAAGCGACCGATACCAGCATCGGAGAAAGTACCGCAACAAATGAGTCTGAGCTAAAGCTCAGGCTAGCACCTGGTGGAGGCTATGTCGCCATCGTAGAACCATATTCTACTGATTCAGTGAAAGAGTAG
- a CDS encoding DUF4157 domain-containing protein — translation MANPFHSFLFSLPSKHAVTPEGLIDLEVSSDNDSKKQNQEAQTSPLLVQRKCACGGACPKCQEDDDLNNEFLIQFKLNRGSGKDAYEKEASEIEQSFGQSSLQKHPRKISKISSKFHREVNSSSYSSLENQMRQKQGKGSPLPNEVRESVESYFGEDFSKVRIHENPTLTKQLHAQAFTSGNDIFFNHGKFNPATITGKKLLAHELTHVVQQKDSKKKPSLISVQRSTEEDQKEAGGLRWYIEVDHPSPIILKGSIVTFRLRNETDRTDSEKQRMSKEAHKGTIRPGVYPDELTIYDYENPEFGVIDGYGGQHSFPEKPGLLGHSYPLEMRYQFTQSGHRTIFFRGKPLGFAGHGGTNHIFVTHEVQIIDPSELGDLSKTQKISKRDEDLLRNSEARYGELSQAFKRLAIRKAFELLAENRQEALEMVDQYPLPSLNTETPRIRAARELFPIYQDLLSRRSGLKSYAPPKRLGGSPGETRMRDPAADRLSDRVRSAEIAKINRRLKEVEKTIRLIKATYPEVAAAHRYQSSYPTMGQHFTQLTALALRQVVRDIDDTRKRLVTGDIPVLSVQSIVNPLLQDLTMSNPDVLTSIKLLQQRESSYNLWTQLGLTGASLALLFVPGIGPFLSAGLGLASGAVQSIKSWEEADDYATAANAGVGSGLFSSDEAEAKRSQAIWDSLFTLIDMIDFGMEATELLQAAKLSRTSRSTDVLDDIASKKISTETEQIVHKVNGVNEETKELLEMSPELRDAVQRFPNAAKAFKLCSSPCLPPIPPASLADYAQFEELLDFMSRFNITFNDMGFDSLHQVKRYLHGRAWRENLTETLLELEDQARQLATQRLPNNFRVWVNTDSNIYHLPDSRHYGTTKGGRYMTLAEAEEAGVRNAVRRSSATPTPSGVYMVERPTKGDPRIVIHSWIGPREARANLERQMMSAGEYASTELQGWQRAHSQGAGLRAESGQAIRLAPEMVNQALQNRGIEAFLRVLRDEAVASGSRIHMTTVTKTTPGTLRLADISYKIDIQEGDRMITLFEANIQVRAKEIQIRDGNQMMTQTRIEVSADARAPGGDTFASTPTFDVATGEIIDNSNRVR, via the coding sequence ATGGCCAATCCCTTTCATTCATTTCTTTTTTCACTGCCAAGCAAGCACGCTGTAACGCCTGAAGGCCTGATTGATTTGGAAGTCTCATCCGATAATGACTCAAAAAAGCAAAACCAGGAAGCGCAAACCTCCCCTCTTTTAGTTCAACGCAAATGTGCTTGCGGAGGAGCTTGTCCTAAGTGCCAGGAAGACGACGACCTTAACAATGAGTTCCTTATCCAATTCAAATTAAATAGAGGATCTGGCAAAGATGCTTATGAAAAAGAAGCCTCTGAAATCGAACAATCATTTGGACAATCCTCCCTACAAAAGCACCCACGCAAAATAAGCAAAATCTCATCCAAATTTCATCGAGAGGTAAACTCATCGTCTTACTCCAGTCTTGAAAATCAAATGAGGCAAAAACAAGGTAAGGGATCACCCCTCCCAAATGAAGTGAGAGAAAGTGTTGAAAGCTATTTCGGAGAAGACTTTAGCAAAGTTCGTATTCACGAGAATCCAACTTTGACAAAACAGTTGCACGCCCAAGCTTTTACTAGTGGGAATGATATCTTCTTCAATCATGGAAAATTCAATCCTGCAACAATAACAGGAAAAAAGTTACTAGCCCATGAGCTTACACATGTGGTACAGCAAAAGGATTCAAAGAAAAAGCCATCCTTAATATCAGTTCAACGTAGCACTGAAGAAGACCAGAAGGAAGCTGGAGGACTTCGCTGGTATATTGAAGTGGATCATCCTTCACCCATTATCTTAAAAGGGTCTATTGTTACCTTCCGTTTAAGAAATGAAACCGACCGTACCGATTCCGAGAAACAGCGAATGTCTAAAGAAGCTCATAAAGGAACCATTAGACCTGGAGTGTACCCTGATGAACTCACTATCTATGACTATGAAAACCCAGAATTTGGAGTCATTGATGGCTATGGGGGCCAACACTCCTTTCCTGAAAAACCAGGTCTCCTCGGTCATTCCTACCCGCTGGAAATGAGATACCAATTTACTCAGTCAGGACACCGAACGATTTTCTTCCGTGGTAAACCACTAGGATTTGCCGGGCATGGAGGCACCAACCATATTTTTGTGACGCATGAAGTGCAAATCATAGATCCTAGTGAATTGGGTGACCTAAGTAAGACTCAAAAAATTAGTAAAAGGGATGAAGACCTACTAAGAAATTCTGAAGCTCGCTACGGTGAGTTGAGCCAGGCCTTCAAACGTCTCGCCATCAGAAAGGCTTTTGAACTTCTTGCAGAAAATAGACAAGAGGCTTTAGAAATGGTAGATCAATATCCCCTCCCATCATTGAATACGGAAACACCTAGAATAAGGGCGGCACGGGAATTGTTTCCTATTTACCAAGACCTCCTTTCTCGGAGAAGCGGTTTAAAATCTTATGCTCCGCCCAAGAGGCTTGGTGGAAGTCCTGGAGAAACCCGTATGCGTGACCCTGCTGCTGATCGCTTAAGTGATCGTGTCAGGAGTGCAGAAATAGCGAAGATCAATCGTCGACTCAAAGAAGTTGAAAAAACGATCCGCCTTATTAAAGCCACTTACCCAGAGGTGGCAGCAGCCCATCGTTATCAATCATCTTATCCCACCATGGGACAGCACTTCACTCAATTAACCGCACTGGCATTACGTCAAGTGGTCAGAGATATCGACGATACGAGAAAGCGCTTGGTAACAGGTGATATTCCTGTTCTTAGTGTTCAAAGCATTGTCAACCCCTTGTTGCAAGATCTAACAATGAGTAATCCTGATGTTTTGACTTCCATCAAGTTACTCCAGCAACGTGAATCTAGCTATAATCTTTGGACTCAGCTTGGACTAACAGGAGCTTCACTTGCCCTGCTATTTGTGCCAGGCATTGGTCCATTCTTGAGTGCAGGATTGGGCCTAGCGTCTGGAGCAGTTCAATCCATCAAGAGCTGGGAGGAGGCTGACGACTATGCCACCGCTGCTAATGCTGGCGTTGGCAGCGGGCTTTTTAGCTCTGATGAAGCCGAGGCCAAAAGAAGCCAAGCCATATGGGACTCTCTCTTTACCCTTATTGACATGATTGACTTTGGGATGGAGGCCACCGAGTTACTTCAAGCGGCTAAACTCTCCAGAACCTCAAGAAGTACTGATGTCTTAGATGATATAGCCTCTAAAAAAATCAGCACCGAAACCGAGCAAATCGTTCATAAGGTCAATGGAGTCAATGAGGAAACTAAAGAACTGTTGGAAATGAGCCCGGAGCTTCGAGACGCCGTACAACGCTTCCCCAATGCAGCCAAAGCATTCAAACTATGCAGCTCTCCTTGCCTCCCTCCTATCCCACCAGCAAGTCTTGCTGATTATGCGCAATTCGAAGAACTTCTAGATTTCATGTCCCGTTTCAATATCACCTTCAATGATATGGGATTTGATAGTCTCCACCAAGTCAAGCGATATCTCCATGGAAGAGCTTGGAGGGAAAACTTAACTGAAACCTTATTAGAATTAGAAGATCAAGCACGTCAACTAGCCACTCAAAGACTTCCTAACAATTTCCGCGTTTGGGTGAATACCGATAGCAATATCTACCATCTTCCAGATTCACGTCACTACGGCACGACAAAAGGAGGAAGATACATGACGCTAGCAGAAGCGGAGGAAGCAGGCGTGCGCAATGCGGTAAGGAGATCCAGCGCTACTCCTACTCCAAGTGGTGTCTATATGGTAGAGCGCCCAACAAAAGGAGATCCTCGTATTGTCATCCATAGTTGGATAGGACCACGAGAAGCCCGTGCCAATTTAGAAAGACAGATGATGAGTGCGGGTGAATATGCCTCAACAGAACTTCAAGGGTGGCAACGAGCTCATAGCCAAGGTGCAGGTCTACGAGCCGAGTCTGGACAAGCCATTCGCCTAGCACCCGAGATGGTTAACCAAGCGCTACAAAACAGAGGCATCGAAGCTTTCTTACGCGTTCTTAGAGATGAGGCCGTGGCGTCAGGTAGTAGAATCCACATGACTACCGTTACGAAAACAACACCTGGCACACTAAGATTAGCTGATATCAGTTACAAAATTGATATTCAAGAGGGTGACCGCATGATTACTCTATTTGAAGCCAACATCCAAGTAAGAGCAAAAGAAATTCAAATCAGAGATGGCAACCAGATGATGACTCAGACACGTATCGAAGTCAGTGCGGATGCAAGAGCACCCGGAGGAGATACCTTTGCATCTACCCCCACCTTTGATGTCGCCACCGGTGAAATCATTGATAACAGCAATCGTGTAAGGTAA